In Thermococcus gorgonarius, the genomic window CGAGTTCAAATCTCGGCGGCCCCACCAGCTTGTTCTCCTTTTGATCAAAAGCAATTCAGGGAGCTGTTTCTATGGCTGGAGATTTTGTCCAAAAGCCTTATATACCTTCTACACACTCTTGAGCTGGACAAATAATCCACCAGGTGATCAAAATGAAAAAGACGTTTCGTGTTTTGATAGTGTTTATCCTAGCTATAGCAGTCTTTACAGCAGGTTGCATAGGAGGAACCACCTCAAACTCAGGCAAGACCACAACCTCTAGCCTGAGCAAGACAAATACCACTACTACGACCAAGACAACAATCCAGACGACCTACCCGCTCACAATTAAGGACGATATGAACAGGATCGTCACGATCACGAAAGAACCGCAGAGAATAGTGTCGCTTGCACCGAGCATAACCGAGACCCTTTTCTACATAGGAGCCGGCGACAAACTCGTTGGAGTGACCCAGTGGGCAGACTGGCCCCCGGCTGTAAAGAACATCACCCGGGTTGGGGGATACGGAAAGTACGCCAACATTGAGATCATTGCAAATCTCTCACCTGACCTCATAATAGCAGATGCCTATTCACTCGACATACTGAGCGAGCTTGAGAAGATAGCGCCGGTGGTAGTAGTGAACCCGAAAGACGTAAACGGCATCTACCACCAGATTGAGCTTCTTGGAAAGATAACCAACAGGCAGGGGCAGGCTGAGAGGGTAATAGACGAAATGAAGGCCAACATATCACGCGTTACCGAGAAGGTGAAAAACCTTCCAAGGCCAAGGGTTTTCTTCCTTCTAAGTGCTTACAACGGGGAATACTGGACCGCAGGCAAAAACACTTTCATGGACGACATCATAAGGCTTGCCGGTGGAAAGAACATCTTTGATGACATCAGCGGATGGGGGAAGCCCAGTAAGGAGGAGATACTGGCCAGGGATCCCGAGGTTATAGTACTACTGCCAACCTCCGGAATAAATGCCACCCAGCTCTGCGACACATTCTTTGCCCAGACCGCCGCAGTTAAGGAGGGAAGAGTGTACACCGCAAAGGACGCAAACGTTTACCAGAGGCCCAGTCCCAGAATAGTCAACGCAATCATGGAGATGGCGGAGTTCCTCCATCCCGAGGCCTTCGGGGCCACGTACAGTCCTCTCACCTGCCAGGCAAAGGCCGAAACTTAGATTTTAATTTCTTCCCCTTTTTCTCACCGGAATCTATTTAAAGCGTGCATTGACTATATAGACGGTGTTTCTTAATGGAGTTCAGAAAGATACAGTTTACGGGCAGGAGTTCGTACATAATATCACTGCCCAAAAAGTGGGTGCTCGAGAACGAGCTTAAACAGGGCGATACAGTTCCTCTGATCATTAACCCAGACGGGAGCATAACCATACTTCCCAGAAAACCCAGGGGAAGCGGTGAAAAAATGGCGATCAGTATATCAAAGGAATTCTCCCCCGACATGGCGGTTCGTCTGGCTATTTCAGCATACATCCAGGGCTACGATACCCTTGAGATAAAGTTCCAGGAGGAGATGCCGTTCTACAAGGTCAAGCTGAGGAAGACACTCCAGAGCCTTCCGGGAGTTGAGATAATACTGGACGAGCCCCAGAGGATAATAGCAAAGAGCCTCCTTAACGAGAGCGAAGTTAACCTCTCGGATATTCTCACGAGAATACGGTCAATTTTGATGTCAATGATAGGAGACCTCCAGCTTTTGATCCAGGATCCAAAGAACGAGGAAGTCCTGAGGGATATCTACGATCTGGAGAACGAACTCGACAGATTCTACTTTCTCGTGATAAGGACCGTCAGCAGGCTCTTGACCCAGAGGACGGTAACCGAAGAGAGCGGGATAATCAGGAGAAGCTTTGACATGATCGGGATACTGTTCATAGTTAGGAACATTGAAAGGATAGGGGACCACATAACAAGGATCGCCGAGAATCCTGAAAAGCTGGACTTCGAAAAACTGGGGAGACTTTTCGTAGAGGTTTTAGACAGAATCGAAGATAGGGACCTCAAAAAGATTGACAGATTAATGCTAGAGCTGAAAAGAGAGATAAGAGGAATAGACTCAAAGGAATCAACCGCAAAGGAGAGCTACCGGAGAATCCTGGAATACCTCGAGAACATAGGGGAGACGATAATCAACATGGCAATAGGCCAGTGAAAGGTTATAAACCGTTCATTCTTTTTTCCGGTGATGAAAATGGAGCCAGCAAAGGTAATAATGACAACCAGGGTCGATCTCGCATCTATGAACATAAAAGAGAAGCTGATCCAGAATTTCGGATTCAAGAAGACAGAGACCACCTTTGACGGGAACACTGTGTTCAAGCTAAAGGACACCGTGATATTAACCACGAACGAAGAGATGATATACTACGATGGCCTTGATTCCGAGATAGAAAAACAGATCGGGATAAAGCCAGAGATCATTGTCTTTGCGTCCAGACATTCCAGCAAGCAGAAGCTTCCAGCGCTTACTACCCACGTTACCGGAAACTGGGGAAAGGCCATGTATGGAGGAAAGGACGAAAGCCTCGCCATTGCCCACCCAGTTGCCATGAAGCTTGCCCTTCTCAAGCTCCACGAACTGAACGACCTTGACTGGACGGTGTGCTACGAGGCGACCCATCACGGGCCAAGCGAGCTAGAGGTTCCAAGCCTGTTCATAGAGATAGGCTCAAGCGAAGAGGAATGGGTGAATGACAGAGCAGGCGAGATACTCGCCGAAACGATAATCTACGTCATTAACAACGTGGAAAAGACAGAAAAGAAGTTCAAACTGGCTTTGGGAATAGGAGGGGGCCATTACGCGCCCAAACAAACAAAGAGAGCCCTTGAAAGTGATCTGGCCTTCGGCCACATACTGCCAAAGTACGCTCAGCCTGTAAGCAGGGAAGTTTTGATGAAGGGAATAGAACGAAACTACGGAAAGATTGAGGCCATCTACGTGGACTGGAAAGGAAGTCGCGGAGCCACTAGACAGATGGCAAAGGAACTTGCCCAAGAGCTGGGACTCGAATTCATCAAAGATTGATGGCCATGACGAAAGGTTTAAAGAGTTCCACATCAATATACTCCAGCTTCGAATATCCGAACATTTATATACTTCCAACTCGAGTTTGAGAAAGGTGTTAAATTGCCCCGGAGGGTCGGAGGATGTTGAAACTGATTGAAGACGCCATGGATAAAGCCGCTTCAGGTCAGGTAGGATCCAAAGTTCCAGAGGCTTCGTTTTCAGAGCAGAGTGATATAGACGAGGAACTCAAAAAGCTTCTCGAGCAGATTCAGGCAAAGATATACGTTGTTGGTGTCGGCGGTGCTGGCTGCAACACAATAAACAGGATGATGCAGGTTGGCATTCAGGGAGCAAAGATAATAGCCGTTAACACCGACGCTCAGGACCTTCTGAAGATAAGGGCCCACAAGAAAATCCTCATAGGAAAGGAACTTACCAGGGGCCTTGGAGCAGGAAACAACCCGAAGATAGGTGAAGAAGCTGCCAAAGAAAGCGAGAGGGAAATAAGAGAAGCCCTGGAAGGGGCAGACATGGTCTTTGTTACCTGCGGTCTCGGTGGTGGAACCGGTACCGGTGCCGCTCCGGTTATAGCGGAGATGGCCAAGAAGATGGGCGCCCTCACGGTTTCGGTTGTAACGCTACCGTTTACGGTTGAGGGAATAAGGCGCATCAAGAACGCTGAGTACGGTCTCGAAAGGCTCAGGAAAGCCAGCGACACCGTCATAGTCATCCCGAACGACAAGCTCATGGAAGTTGCCCCGAACCTGCCGATACACATGGCATTTAAAGTGGCGGACGAGATACTTGTCCAGGCAGTCAAGGGCATCACCGAACTTATAACCAAGCCGGGCCTCGTTAACCTCGACTTCAACGACGTTAGGGCCGTCATGAAAGACGGCGGCGTAGCCATGATCGGTATCGGAGAGAGCGACAGCGAGAAGCGCGCCCTTGAAGCTGCCCAGCAGGCTTTGAACAGCCCGCTCCTTGACGTTGACATCAGCGGTGCGAAGGGCGCTTTGATAAGCATCAGTGGAAGCGACGTCAAGCTCGAGGAGGCGCAGCAGATAATTGAACTCGTTACCAGCAAGCTCGACCCGGAGGCTCAGGTCATCTGGGGAATCCAGCTGGATGAAGAGCTGGGCAAGATGATAAGGATTTTACTCGTTGTCACTGGTGTTAGCTCACCTTACGCAGTTTCAGAAGAAGAGCCATCCACCTATGAGGGCGAAGAGAGAAGAATTGTGAAGCTAAGCGTTGATGAGTTCTGACCACCGTTACCTTTTTATTTGCTTTTGGAAGCTTAAGCTAAGTCAGTAAAAACCGCCGTTTGATCATACGTGGGGTGTTCATTATGGCTGAAGGGTACGCTGAGAAAATTAAGAACTTCCTGGCCGAATCAAGGAGAGTCCTCCTGGTCACGAGAAAACCAAGCTGGAAGGAGTACAAGATGGCAGCAAAGATAACCGGAGTCGGAATGATCCTTATAGGAACCATCGGCTTAATAATAACCATAATCGGCTACCTCATCCTTGGCGGACAAGGTCTCTGATCGGTGGTAGGGATGAGCGAGGGAAAGATCTACACAGTGCGTGTCACTGTAGGCCAAGAGGAAACAACTGCGAAACTCATATACAGTAAGGTAAAAACGTACAACCTACCCATCTACGCTATCCTGGCCCCATCAAAAGTTAAGGGGTACATATTCATAGAGGCGCCGAGCAAGAGTGCCGTTGACGAGGCCATAAAGGGGATAAGACACGCCAAAGGAACCCTGCCGGGCGAGATAAAGTTCGAAGAGATAGAGCACTTTCTCGAGGAGAAGCCAGCTGTTAGCGGCTTCGAGCCTGGAGATATCGTTGAGCTTATAGCGGGGCCCTTCAAAGGCGAGAAGGCCAAGGTTGTCAGGGTTGACGAAGCCAAAGACGAGATTGTAGTTGAGCTCATAGGTGCCATAGTCCCGATACCGGTCACGGTTAGGGGCGAATACGTTAGACTTATAAGCAAACACCAAAAGGATTGAAGGACATGATAACCAATTTAACGGTAAGAGGTGAGAGAAATGCCACAGGTCGTTGAAGTGCTCGTTGAGGGTGGAAAAGCATCTCCCGGACCCCCGCTCGGTCCCGCTATCGGTCCGCTCGGACTTAACGTTAAGCAGGTTGTTGATGAGATCAACAAGGCCACCAAGGAATTCGAGGGGATGCAAGTTCCCGTAAAGATCATCGTTGAAGATCCAAAGAAGAAGACCTTCAGAATTGAAGTAGGTATTCCACCGACCAGCCAGCTCATAAAGAAGGAACTGGGGATTCCAAAGGGTTCAAGCGAGCCCGTTCACAGCCCTGTTGGAAACCTGACCATGGAGCAGGTTATCAAGATAGCCAAGATGAAGATCGACCAGATGCTCTCACCAACTCTCAAGGCAGCAGCCAAAGAAGTTATCGGTACGGCACTCAGCATGGGCGTTACCGTCGAAGGCAAGGACCCAAGGGAAGTTCAGAGAGAGATCGACGAGGGGGTTTACGACGAGCTCTTTGCCAAGGCTGAGGAGGCCGAGTGAGGCCTCTTTTTCAACATAATTTCGGGGAAAACTTTAAAAATACATGCCTCAAGCCATTTTTGGTTCTTCGTTTAACTGCTTAAATCGAGAACGAAAAGAAAAGGGAGGGCTGTAAAGTGGCCTTCGACAGGCAGAAACTCGTGGAAGCGGTGAAGGAGGCGAAGGCCCGGGCTAAGCCGCGCAACTTCACACAGACCGTCGAGATAGCAGTCAACCTCAAGGATATAGACCTCCGCAAGCCGGAGAACAGGTTCAAGCTTGAGGTTGTACTGCCCCACGGTCGTGGGAAGGAACCAAAGATCGCGGTCATCGCTGATGGTGCCGTTGCCGAGGCGGCTAAAAAGCTCGGGCTTGATGTGATTAGTGGAGAAGAGCTTGAGGAGCTCGCTAAGAGCCCAAGGCAGGCCAGAAAGCTGGCGAAGAAGTACGACTTTTTCATAGCGGCAGCTCCATTGATGCCGAAGATCGGTAGGTACCTCGGTAGGTACCTCGGTCCAAGGAACAAGATGCCGGTGGTCGTTCCGCCAACGATGACAAACCTCGAGCCGATAGTTGAGAAGCTCAAAAAGACCGTCAGGATACAGCTCAAGAACAACCCCGTTGTTCACGCCAGAATAGGGACGGAGAACATGGACGACGAAAAGCTCGCCGAAAACGCCGAGGCCGTTCTCCAGGCTATCATCAACAAGCTGGAACGCGGAGAGAACCAGATAAAGTCAGTGTACGTCAAGACGACAATGGGCCCGGCCGTGAAAGTTGAGAGGTGAGGGAAATGGCCCACGTAGCCGAGTGGAAGAAGAAGGAAGTTGAAGAGCTCACCAAGATAATCAAGAGCTACCCAGTGATAGCGCTCGTTGACGTGGCCGGCGTCCCAGCTTACCCGCTCAGCAAGATGCGTGACAAGCTCCGCGGAAAGGCACTTCTCCGCGTGAGCAGGAACACCCTCATCGAGCTGGCCATAAAGAGGGCCGCCCAGGAGCTCGGAAAGCCCGAACTTGAGAAGCTCATCGACTATATACAGGGCGGAGCAGCTATACTCGCCACCGAGATGAACCCCTTCAAGCTCTACAAGCTCCTTGAGGAGAGCAAGACTCCTGCACCTGCCAAGCCGGGAGCCGTTGTTCCAAAGGATGTAGTTATTCCCGCAGGACCAACTTCAATCGCACCGGGTCCTCTCGTTGGTGAGATGCAGGCCCTCGGTATTCCGGCGAGGATCGAAAAGGGTAAGGTGAGCATTCAGAAGGACTACACTGTCCTTAAGGCGGGTGAGGTCATAACTGAACAGCTCGCAAGGATCCTTAACGCCCTCGGCATCGAGCCGCTTGAGGTTGGTCTTAACCTCCTTGCAGCCTACGAAGATGGCATAATCTACACCCCAGAGGTCCTTGCAATAGACGAGAGCGAGTACATCAACATGCTCCAGCGGGCTTACATGCATGCCTTCAACCTGTCCGTCAACACGGCTTATCCAACCAAGCAGACAATCGAGGCAATCATCCAGAAGGCATTCCTCGGAGCGAAGAACGTTGCAGTCGAGGCTGGCTACATTACCAAGGAGACTGTGGAGGACATCTTTGGCAGGGCCCTTCGTGCAGTCCTGCTCATAGCTCAGAACCTGCCCGAGGAGTTACTTGATGAAAAGACCAAAGAGCTTTTAAACGCTCAGGCCCAAGTGGCCGTTGCGGCTCCTCAGCCGGCAGAGGAAAAGGTTGAGGAGGCCGAGGAAGAGGAGGAAGAAGAGGAAGCCTCTGAGGAGGACGCGCTCGCTGGACTGGGCGCGCTCTTCGGCTGATTTCCTTTCCCCGTATCCCTAACCACATGATATAAAAAGAAAATGAAGATGATTGGAGGTGTGAAGAATGGAGTACGTGTATGCCGCTCTGCTGCTCCACGCCGCTGGTAAGGAGATAAACGAGGAGAACCTTAAGGCAGTCCTTGAGGCCGCAGGTGTTAGCCCGGACGAGGCTAGGATAAAGGCCCTCGTGGCAGCCCTCGAGGGTGTT contains:
- a CDS encoding 50S ribosomal protein L1 translates to MAFDRQKLVEAVKEAKARAKPRNFTQTVEIAVNLKDIDLRKPENRFKLEVVLPHGRGKEPKIAVIADGAVAEAAKKLGLDVISGEELEELAKSPRQARKLAKKYDFFIAAAPLMPKIGRYLGRYLGPRNKMPVVVPPTMTNLEPIVEKLKKTVRIQLKNNPVVHARIGTENMDDEKLAENAEAVLQAIINKLERGENQIKSVYVKTTMGPAVKVER
- a CDS encoding ABC transporter substrate-binding protein gives rise to the protein MKKTFRVLIVFILAIAVFTAGCIGGTTSNSGKTTTSSLSKTNTTTTTKTTIQTTYPLTIKDDMNRIVTITKEPQRIVSLAPSITETLFYIGAGDKLVGVTQWADWPPAVKNITRVGGYGKYANIEIIANLSPDLIIADAYSLDILSELEKIAPVVVVNPKDVNGIYHQIELLGKITNRQGQAERVIDEMKANISRVTEKVKNLPRPRVFFLLSAYNGEYWTAGKNTFMDDIIRLAGGKNIFDDISGWGKPSKEEILARDPEVIVLLPTSGINATQLCDTFFAQTAAVKEGRVYTAKDANVYQRPSPRIVNAIMEMAEFLHPEAFGATYSPLTCQAKAET
- a CDS encoding protein translocase SEC61 complex subunit gamma; the protein is MAEGYAEKIKNFLAESRRVLLVTRKPSWKEYKMAAKITGVGMILIGTIGLIITIIGYLILGGQGL
- a CDS encoding phosphate uptake regulator PhoU → MEFRKIQFTGRSSYIISLPKKWVLENELKQGDTVPLIINPDGSITILPRKPRGSGEKMAISISKEFSPDMAVRLAISAYIQGYDTLEIKFQEEMPFYKVKLRKTLQSLPGVEIILDEPQRIIAKSLLNESEVNLSDILTRIRSILMSMIGDLQLLIQDPKNEEVLRDIYDLENELDRFYFLVIRTVSRLLTQRTVTEESGIIRRSFDMIGILFIVRNIERIGDHITRIAENPEKLDFEKLGRLFVEVLDRIEDRDLKKIDRLMLELKREIRGIDSKESTAKESYRRILEYLENIGETIINMAIGQ
- the ftsZ gene encoding cell division protein FtsZ, whose product is MLKLIEDAMDKAASGQVGSKVPEASFSEQSDIDEELKKLLEQIQAKIYVVGVGGAGCNTINRMMQVGIQGAKIIAVNTDAQDLLKIRAHKKILIGKELTRGLGAGNNPKIGEEAAKESEREIREALEGADMVFVTCGLGGGTGTGAAPVIAEMAKKMGALTVSVVTLPFTVEGIRRIKNAEYGLERLRKASDTVIVIPNDKLMEVAPNLPIHMAFKVADEILVQAVKGITELITKPGLVNLDFNDVRAVMKDGGVAMIGIGESDSEKRALEAAQQALNSPLLDVDISGAKGALISISGSDVKLEEAQQIIELVTSKLDPEAQVIWGIQLDEELGKMIRILLVVTGVSSPYAVSEEEPSTYEGEERRIVKLSVDEF
- a CDS encoding D-aminoacyl-tRNA deacylase codes for the protein MEPAKVIMTTRVDLASMNIKEKLIQNFGFKKTETTFDGNTVFKLKDTVILTTNEEMIYYDGLDSEIEKQIGIKPEIIVFASRHSSKQKLPALTTHVTGNWGKAMYGGKDESLAIAHPVAMKLALLKLHELNDLDWTVCYEATHHGPSELEVPSLFIEIGSSEEEWVNDRAGEILAETIIYVINNVEKTEKKFKLALGIGGGHYAPKQTKRALESDLAFGHILPKYAQPVSREVLMKGIERNYGKIEAIYVDWKGSRGATRQMAKELAQELGLEFIKD
- a CDS encoding 50S ribosomal protein L10 — protein: MAHVAEWKKKEVEELTKIIKSYPVIALVDVAGVPAYPLSKMRDKLRGKALLRVSRNTLIELAIKRAAQELGKPELEKLIDYIQGGAAILATEMNPFKLYKLLEESKTPAPAKPGAVVPKDVVIPAGPTSIAPGPLVGEMQALGIPARIEKGKVSIQKDYTVLKAGEVITEQLARILNALGIEPLEVGLNLLAAYEDGIIYTPEVLAIDESEYINMLQRAYMHAFNLSVNTAYPTKQTIEAIIQKAFLGAKNVAVEAGYITKETVEDIFGRALRAVLLIAQNLPEELLDEKTKELLNAQAQVAVAAPQPAEEKVEEAEEEEEEEEASEEDALAGLGALFG
- a CDS encoding 50S ribosomal protein L11 translates to MPQVVEVLVEGGKASPGPPLGPAIGPLGLNVKQVVDEINKATKEFEGMQVPVKIIVEDPKKKTFRIEVGIPPTSQLIKKELGIPKGSSEPVHSPVGNLTMEQVIKIAKMKIDQMLSPTLKAAAKEVIGTALSMGVTVEGKDPREVQREIDEGVYDELFAKAEEAE
- a CDS encoding transcription elongation factor Spt5, whose amino-acid sequence is MSEGKIYTVRVTVGQEETTAKLIYSKVKTYNLPIYAILAPSKVKGYIFIEAPSKSAVDEAIKGIRHAKGTLPGEIKFEEIEHFLEEKPAVSGFEPGDIVELIAGPFKGEKAKVVRVDEAKDEIVVELIGAIVPIPVTVRGEYVRLISKHQKD